The window ACCATAACGCGCAGGAATAACACATCCAAACTTCACGATAAAACCCCATTTCTGTTATTCGTGTATCTTATTATTATACACTAAATCTCTAAATTTTCTATGAATTCTTGTTTTCCAGAAACAAATTCAATCCCTATAGATAGCACCAGAATCGGTATTTTCAAGTCTTCAATTGCATGCAACTGACTTAACTTAACTGCATCCTTTTCTGTAATGCAAATAGCATCAGCTTGATGAGCAAATGCTTGTTTCCAAATCTCAACTACATCATCATTTGAAAAGTCATGATGATCTCCAAATGGCAAGGTATGAACAACGTTATACCCTACATCAGTTAACGTTTGTGTAAAGGATTGAGGGTTTCCAATTCCACTTACAGCCATAATACGTTGTTCCTTGTAAGCATCTACAGAAGCCCCAACAGAACCATTAGCCCACTCATCTAAGGTGTACATAAATTGCGGTTTATGGGTTGTTTCATAGACAGGTATATTGGGAATCATCTGAGTTAATCGCTTTCGAATGCCGGATACAATACCTGGTGCTACTTGATCAACCTTAGTAAGAACGATAATATCCGCGCGCTGTAAACCACTAAGGGGTTCACGTAATAGTCCCCGTGGCAACACATGTTCATAGCCAAACGGATTGGATGCATCAATTAGTACAATATCAATATCTCTTGCTAGTGCACGATGTTGAAATCCATCATCCATAATAAGACAATCGGCACCTAGCTCATTAATAGCGATTTCTGCAGATTTAGAACGTTCACGTCCAATAATTACATTGGATTTTTGTAAAACTTTAGCCAGTAACCAAGCCTCATCACCACTGATAGATGGCTCTACAAGCATTGTTCCGTCTTTAGAAATAATAATATTTTTGTTATTATCTTCTGCACGGTACCCACGACTAAGAACAGTAGGATGAAGGCCCTTCTGAGTAAGCACATCACAAATAAATCGCACCATCGGTGTTTTTCCAGTACCACCAGCCGTAATGTTGCCAACGCTGATTACAGGCACTGTAACTTTCGTAACGCCTTTACCCTCATCAAATCGAGCATTGCGTATTGATACAGCTTTCTCATAACCTTTACTCAAAAGGCCTAAACTGGAGCGAGCTATATCACCTAATACGGATTGATCTTCACCACTAACGATGGATTTGAATAATGCTTCCCCACTCATAGGTGACGCCTCCTATTATGTAATACAGTAAACTAATCTACAAATTTAGTCTTACTACGGAATAATTTGATGTTTCTCAAATAGCAAACGCAACTCTTGTGTATTACGTCGCGTAGCACCACGATTTTCTTTAATGATATCCAGGCAGTTTTGCCCCATCTTTTTAGCCAAGTCTCTATCATTACATAACCGCAAGACCATAGCGGTTAACTCTTTTCCATTCTTCACTTGCTCACAAGCATTTCGAGAGTTTAATAAGGCGAAAATTTCTTTAAAGTTAAACATATGAGGCCCAACCAAAATTGGCTTACCATGTGCAGCTGGTTCCAAAATATTATGGCCTCCAGTTTTAACAAGGGAACCACCAACAAAGATAATATCGCCTAAGCTATACAGTCGTCCAAGTTCACCAATGGTATCTAAAACAACAACGGGAATGCCTTCGTGAACAGGCTCCTTCATATCGCTACGACAAATAGCACTCAATTCATAACGCTTTGCAATATTTTGCACATCATGACCGCGATAAATCTCACGAGGTGCAATCAATAAACGAGCTTGTGGATACGCTTTCAATACTTGCTTGAAAGTTTCAAAAATAGCCTCTTCTTCACCTTTGTGAGTACTACCTGCAATAATGATAGGATGATTATTCCCAAAGCCAAATTCATCGAGAAGAGCTTGTTTTTCTTCATATGATACGGTGGCATATGTTTGATCGTATTTCATATTACCTGTTACGGTAATATCAGGTGTATGAGCACCTAAACTTTCAATATACGCCGCATCAAATTTGGACTGCATGCAGAAACGCTCAATAGAACGTAACATTTCACGCGTAAAAGCACTGATATACTTATAACGTTTCATACTGCGATCTGAAATGCGTCCATTAACCATCATAACTGGAATATTTTCCGATTCGGCGATACGCAAGAAGTTTGGCCAGATTTCAGTTTCTACAAGTAAAATAGTAATCGGCTTAATAATATGTAAAATTTTACGAGTTAAATATGGTAAATCAAGGGGAAAGAAAATAATTCCTTCTGCTTCAGGAATGATACGATGAGCCATAGCATGACCAGTAGCAGTAACTACAGACACGACCACAACAGCTTCAGGAAACTCCTTTTTGACTTCTTTTACCAATGGACTGGTAGCCACAATTTCCCCTACAGAAGCGGCGTGAACCCAAATAGCACGACGCCCTTCAATTTTCTTTAATAGTGAAGCTGGCATATAGCCTGCACTCTGTTTGATACGCTCATAAAATCCATCTTCAAAGGCAAGTCGGTATAAAATAACCGGAATCAAGCCAATCCAATAGAATATGAGCAATACGTTATATATCCAGTACATGGTTATCCTTTATTGGAGAATTGAACGGAATAAAGATGGTTGTACAATCCGCCGTCAATAGCTAATAGCTCTTGGTGAGTCCCCTGCTCTACCAAGCGGCCTTGATTGAGTACAACAATTTGATGAGCATTTTGAACAGTGCTCAATCGATGGGCAATAACAAATGCCGTACGCCCTTTCATAAGGCGATCTAACGCCTCTTGCACAAGTTTTTCACTCTCCGTATCTAAAGCAGATGTAGCTTCATCTAGAATTAAAATACGAGGGTCTTTTAAAATAGCGCGTGCGATGGCAACGCGTTGACGTTGTCCACCAGATAATGAACTGCCTCGTTCGCCTACAATTGTATCGAGACCATCAGGCATCTTCTCAACGAACTCAAGTACGTTAGCCGCTTTAGCCGCTTCATACACGTCTTCATCAGTAGCATCTAAACGGCCATACAAGATATTCTCTTTAATTGTAGCATTGAATAATACGGTTTCCTGTGGTACAAGACCAATTTGTTCACGCAAAGATTTAAAAGTAACATCTTTTATATCGTAACCATCAATTGTAACAGAACCACCGGTTACATCATAGAAACGAGGTAGTAAGTTAGCGAGAGTTGTCTTACCTGCACCAGATGGTCCAACAAGGGCTACACTTTCGCCAGCCTTAACTGACAAGGTAAAGTTTTCTAAGGCAGTCTTTTCTCCATCATAGGAGAAAGAAACATCATTAAACTCCACATTGCCGGTAATAGCAGGCAATGTAATAGCATCAGGTTTCTCCACAACATCTGTTTTAGTATCTAAAATTTCAAATACACGATCGGCAGCAGCCAACGCCTTTTGAATATTACCATATACTTGACTCAAACGTTTTACGGGATTTGACAAGTTAATAGCATAAATCAAGAAAGCAATCAAAGAGCCTGCAGTAATAGCACCTGTTACTACGGAGTAACCACCGTACCAAAGGATGACCGCTACAGCGATTGCCGCAGAAAACTCAACCATTGGGCTTAACAAGCTAGTCAATTTAGTAGCTTTGATAACCGCTCTAAAATTGCGATCATTTTCGTCTTCAAAGCGCTTACGCTCAAAATCTTCACGAGCAAAGGATTTTACAACGCGAACTGCACTAATTACCTCTTGTAAAAGTGCCGTAATATCAGCTACACGCCCTTGGACATCGTGCCCCGCCACGCGAAGCTTCTTACCAAAAACATTGATAATCACTAAAACTACGGGAACCGTAATAAAAGTAACTAACGTCAATTTCCAGTCAATGAGAAGCATGGACACCAAGGAACCGATAAGTGTTACAGATTCAGTGATAAAAGAAATCAAATTATCTACCACGGCCGTTTGCAATGCAGCTACGTCATTTGTAAGATTACTCATGATAACGCCCGTCTTACGACGATCGAAATAGGATAAGCTTAATTTTTGTAGATGATTAAAAATAGCCTCACGTACATCGATAATCACGCGCTGTCCGATGTAGGACATATTATAAGTTTGACCATAGGTAGCAAAGCCACGAATTAGGAAAATGAGTATAATAGCACCTACAATAAGGTTCAACATAAACATATTCTTTTCATCTAATACTTGGTCTACTACATTCTTAATTAGCCAAGGTACTACCAAATAGGCAGCAGCAGCGACAATCATGCAGAATACTGCAAAAAGCATTCGCTTATAATAAGGCTTTACAAAGTATAAGAGCCTAGAATAACTATTCATTACATTTCTCCTTACCGAGATTATATACAAGATGTGCTACCCGTTTTACTGCACCCGGCTCACCTAATTTATGACGTACTTCGCGCAATTCACTGCGCATAGCTTCATTTTTGTCTACATCGCTGAGCAATGGTTCTATCAAAGACACAATTGCGTCTGGAGTGACAGCATCTTGTAATAATTCGGGAATGACTTCTTTACCCGCTACAATATTAGGCAAGCCCACATGTGTTACATTCACAACCATCTTACCAATACCATACGTAATTGGAGATACACGATACAATAATACCGTTGGCAATTCCATCATCGCCGTTTCTAATGTAGCCGTTCCTGATGCAGCAAGGCACACATCACAAATCTGCATCAAGTCATATGTATGATCTTCCGTAATCGTAACAGGCACCTTATGAGCATCGATAAACGCTTCTAGCTCACTTCGATTAATTGTATGTGCTCGAGGCAAGAAGAATTGAATATCTTCATGCTTCGCCATCAATTGCTCACCACTTTTTAACATCGTATCAAGTAAGGATAAAACCTCTTGTTTACGACTGCCAGGCATGAGCAATACCTTTTTAGCCTCTTTGCGAGCCCCGAAGTATGCTTCGGCCGCATCCTTAGTCATCGTAGGATGTACGATGTCGAGTAAAGGATGCCCTACAAAATCTACATTACATTTATACTTGCGATATGCTTCAGCTTCAAATGGAAAGATAGATGCTACCTTAGTTACATACTTACGGATTGTATTACCTCGACTACTATGCCATGCCCAAATCGTTGGAGCAATATAATACAAAACAGGAATCCCCAGTTCATGAGCCACCGCAGCTAATTTCATATTAAAACCTGGGTAATCTACACAAACGAGAATATCCGGTTTCTCCTTCATCATGACGCGTTTCAAATACGTGCGCAACTTAAAGAATTTTGGCAATGATTTCACAATCTCTACAATACCAATGACACCAAGATTCTTAATATCATACACGATACGAACACCAGCACGCTCCATCAAGGTGCCACCCATACCAAACATTTCTACAGAAGGATCTATTTCTCTCAATGCATTGGCTACACTTGCCGCATGAGTATCGCCGGAAGCTTCACCGGCGGAAAACATGACTTTCATTATGCATCCTTTCTGGAATTTACAAATTCTTGGTCAACAGCACAGATAACAATACCATGACGATCTGCCATATCAAGCACGTCTTGTTGTTGTACGAAAATAGTCTTTTCCGCTTCTACAGCTAGTACCTTACAACCACTATCAATCATAGACATGAGCGTTTTTATGCCTACTGCCGGCACATCAAAGCGTACATCTTGATTTGGTTTTTCGGTTTTAACGACAACCGCATCCCCACGGCCGAGCTCGCCACCTCGTAAAATACACTTATCAGTACCTTCAATAGCTTCAATAGCCATGGCCGCCTTATGCTTAACAACAACAGTTTGACCTATATCAAGGGCACCCATTTGTTTAGCTAGTTCAAAACCAAAACAAATATCAGCCCATTGCTCATCTGTAGGTTGTGCTTTTGAAAGCACTCCAACCTTTGGCATAAATGGTTTTAAGTATACGGTTTGATCTAATACTTTAAAGCCTTCTCGTTCTATTTCATCAACGATGGCAAGCATAATCGTATCATCTTTACGATTTTTAAGACGCTTTAAAACACCTAATGTTTTTAAATCAGGAAACGTAAGACCTTTAAAAAGAATCTCTTTAGTAACTTTTCCAAGCATGGTTAACTCTTCAACCTCTTCTT of the Veillonella parvula genome contains:
- the lpxK gene encoding tetraacyldisaccharide 4'-kinase is translated as MSGEALFKSIVSGEDQSVLGDIARSSLGLLSKGYEKAVSIRNARFDEGKGVTKVTVPVISVGNITAGGTGKTPMVRFICDVLTQKGLHPTVLSRGYRAEDNNKNIIISKDGTMLVEPSISGDEAWLLAKVLQKSNVIIGRERSKSAEIAINELGADCLIMDDGFQHRALARDIDIVLIDASNPFGYEHVLPRGLLREPLSGLQRADIIVLTKVDQVAPGIVSGIRKRLTQMIPNIPVYETTHKPQFMYTLDEWANGSVGASVDAYKEQRIMAVSGIGNPQSFTQTLTDVGYNVVHTLPFGDHHDFSNDDVVEIWKQAFAHQADAICITEKDAVKLSQLHAIEDLKIPILVLSIGIEFVSGKQEFIENLEI
- a CDS encoding 3-deoxy-D-manno-octulosonic acid transferase, with translation MYWIYNVLLIFYWIGLIPVILYRLAFEDGFYERIKQSAGYMPASLLKKIEGRRAIWVHAASVGEIVATSPLVKEVKKEFPEAVVVVSVVTATGHAMAHRIIPEAEGIIFFPLDLPYLTRKILHIIKPITILLVETEIWPNFLRIAESENIPVMMVNGRISDRSMKRYKYISAFTREMLRSIERFCMQSKFDAAYIESLGAHTPDITVTGNMKYDQTYATVSYEEKQALLDEFGFGNNHPIIIAGSTHKGEEEAIFETFKQVLKAYPQARLLIAPREIYRGHDVQNIAKRYELSAICRSDMKEPVHEGIPVVVLDTIGELGRLYSLGDIIFVGGSLVKTGGHNILEPAAHGKPILVGPHMFNFKEIFALLNSRNACEQVKNGKELTAMVLRLCNDRDLAKKMGQNCLDIIKENRGATRRNTQELRLLFEKHQIIP
- a CDS encoding ABC transporter ATP-binding protein, whose protein sequence is MNSYSRLLYFVKPYYKRMLFAVFCMIVAAAAYLVVPWLIKNVVDQVLDEKNMFMLNLIVGAIILIFLIRGFATYGQTYNMSYIGQRVIIDVREAIFNHLQKLSLSYFDRRKTGVIMSNLTNDVAALQTAVVDNLISFITESVTLIGSLVSMLLIDWKLTLVTFITVPVVLVIINVFGKKLRVAGHDVQGRVADITALLQEVISAVRVVKSFAREDFERKRFEDENDRNFRAVIKATKLTSLLSPMVEFSAAIAVAVILWYGGYSVVTGAITAGSLIAFLIYAINLSNPVKRLSQVYGNIQKALAAADRVFEILDTKTDVVEKPDAITLPAITGNVEFNDVSFSYDGEKTALENFTLSVKAGESVALVGPSGAGKTTLANLLPRFYDVTGGSVTIDGYDIKDVTFKSLREQIGLVPQETVLFNATIKENILYGRLDATDEDVYEAAKAANVLEFVEKMPDGLDTIVGERGSSLSGGQRQRVAIARAILKDPRILILDEATSALDTESEKLVQEALDRLMKGRTAFVIAHRLSTVQNAHQIVVLNQGRLVEQGTHQELLAIDGGLYNHLYSVQFSNKG
- the lpxB gene encoding lipid-A-disaccharide synthase; translation: MKVMFSAGEASGDTHAASVANALREIDPSVEMFGMGGTLMERAGVRIVYDIKNLGVIGIVEIVKSLPKFFKLRTYLKRVMMKEKPDILVCVDYPGFNMKLAAVAHELGIPVLYYIAPTIWAWHSSRGNTIRKYVTKVASIFPFEAEAYRKYKCNVDFVGHPLLDIVHPTMTKDAAEAYFGARKEAKKVLLMPGSRKQEVLSLLDTMLKSGEQLMAKHEDIQFFLPRAHTINRSELEAFIDAHKVPVTITEDHTYDLMQICDVCLAASGTATLETAMMELPTVLLYRVSPITYGIGKMVVNVTHVGLPNIVAGKEVIPELLQDAVTPDAIVSLIEPLLSDVDKNEAMRSELREVRHKLGEPGAVKRVAHLVYNLGKEKCNE
- a CDS encoding LpxI family protein; the protein is MAKVGLIAGIGVLPVEFMRAAHVLGHEVVVIGVVPDIDPALKAEADAFYDIGVAKLGKIFKTLKKEEVEELTMLGKVTKEILFKGLTFPDLKTLGVLKRLKNRKDDTIMLAIVDEIEREGFKVLDQTVYLKPFMPKVGVLSKAQPTDEQWADICFGFELAKQMGALDIGQTVVVKHKAAMAIEAIEGTDKCILRGGELGRGDAVVVKTEKPNQDVRFDVPAVGIKTLMSMIDSGCKVLAVEAEKTIFVQQQDVLDMADRHGIVICAVDQEFVNSRKDA